The Saccharopolyspora gloriosae genome window below encodes:
- a CDS encoding GNAT family protein, protein MGSIVLLRPVFEGDLTDLDRMLNTREASHPYNWFGYQGAGHFQRRWAETGLISDAEGVLLVVTEQDPQRRLGFVSWAKNPTGQTSYCWNIGITLLPEARGRGHGTEAQRQLVAYLFAHTQVNRVEAGTEVDNLAEQRALAKAGFTREGVLRGWLFRDGRWRDCVRYSVLRDEVVPR, encoded by the coding sequence TCGAAGGCGACCTGACCGATCTCGATCGGATGCTCAACACCCGCGAGGCCTCCCACCCCTACAACTGGTTCGGCTACCAGGGGGCGGGGCACTTCCAGCGGCGCTGGGCGGAGACCGGGCTGATCTCGGACGCCGAGGGCGTGCTGCTGGTGGTCACCGAGCAGGATCCGCAGCGTCGGCTGGGGTTCGTGTCGTGGGCCAAGAACCCGACCGGCCAGACCTCGTACTGCTGGAACATCGGCATCACCTTGCTGCCGGAGGCCCGCGGGCGCGGCCACGGCACCGAGGCCCAGCGCCAGCTGGTGGCGTACCTGTTCGCCCACACCCAGGTGAACCGGGTCGAGGCGGGCACCGAGGTGGACAACCTCGCCGAGCAGCGCGCCCTCGCCAAGGCGGGTTTCACCAGGGAGGGCGTGCTGCGCGGCTGGTTGTTCCGCGACGGCCGGTGGCGGGACTGCGTGCGCTACAGCGTGCTGCGCGACGAGGTCGTCCCGCGCTGA
- a CDS encoding acetyl-CoA carboxylase biotin carboxylase subunit — protein sequence MTGPGRVLVANRGEIAVRIIRACHAAGVEAVAVYSDADKNSRWVQLAEHAVHIGASPASKSYLDVDALLEAASSTHADAVHPGYGFLSENSRFARAVQDAGLVLIGPPASAIELMGDKATARATAQAAGVPVVPGSAPVTDLAAAQAAADELGYPVLVKAAAGGGGRGIRPVSSAAELADVLPAAQAEARSAFGDGTSYLERALPRPRHIEVQLLADDHGNVVHLFERDCSVQRRRQKLLEEAPAPGLHEETRQRIGEAAVRLARHVGYRNAGTVEFLVDEDQCFYFMEMNTRIQVEHPVSEAISGVDLVAEQLRIAAGKPISFTQDELVRTGAAIELRINAEDPDNGFAPSPGEVTAFDLPGGPGVRVDTGLARGDRISPFYDSMIAKLICWGADRDQAYSRAEQALREFRIEGVANTIPLHSRLVGNDKLRSGPVHTTWLEEQLE from the coding sequence ATGACCGGGCCGGGACGAGTCCTCGTGGCCAACCGGGGCGAGATCGCGGTGCGCATCATCCGCGCCTGCCACGCCGCGGGAGTCGAAGCGGTGGCGGTGTACTCCGACGCCGACAAGAACTCCCGGTGGGTGCAGCTGGCCGAGCACGCGGTGCACATCGGCGCCTCCCCCGCGTCCAAGTCCTACCTCGACGTGGACGCGCTGCTGGAGGCGGCGAGCAGCACCCACGCCGACGCCGTGCACCCCGGGTACGGATTCCTGTCGGAGAACTCGCGCTTCGCGCGCGCCGTGCAGGACGCGGGCCTGGTGCTGATCGGGCCGCCCGCCTCGGCGATCGAGCTGATGGGCGACAAGGCCACCGCGCGCGCCACCGCGCAAGCGGCGGGCGTGCCGGTGGTGCCGGGCAGCGCACCGGTGACCGACCTCGCCGCCGCGCAGGCCGCAGCCGACGAACTCGGCTACCCGGTGCTGGTCAAGGCCGCCGCGGGTGGTGGCGGACGCGGCATCCGGCCGGTGTCCTCGGCCGCGGAGCTCGCCGACGTGCTGCCGGCGGCGCAGGCGGAGGCGCGGTCGGCGTTCGGCGACGGCACCTCGTACCTGGAGCGGGCGCTGCCCCGCCCCCGGCACATCGAGGTGCAGCTGCTCGCCGACGACCACGGCAACGTGGTGCACCTGTTCGAGCGGGACTGCTCGGTGCAGCGCCGCAGGCAGAAGCTCCTGGAGGAGGCACCGGCACCGGGACTGCACGAGGAGACCCGGCAGCGCATCGGTGAGGCCGCGGTCCGCCTCGCCCGGCACGTCGGTTACCGCAACGCGGGCACCGTGGAGTTCCTCGTCGACGAGGACCAGTGCTTCTACTTCATGGAGATGAACACCCGAATCCAGGTCGAACACCCCGTCAGCGAGGCGATCAGCGGCGTCGACCTGGTGGCCGAGCAACTGCGGATCGCCGCGGGCAAGCCGATCTCGTTCACCCAGGACGAGCTGGTGCGCACCGGCGCGGCGATCGAGCTGCGGATCAACGCCGAGGACCCGGACAACGGCTTCGCCCCGTCACCCGGCGAGGTCACCGCGTTCGACCTGCCGGGCGGGCCCGGCGTCCGCGTCGATACCGGCCTGGCCCGCGGCGACCGGATCAGTCCGTTCTACGACTCGATGATCGCGAAGCTGATCTGCTGGGGTGCCGACCGCGACCAGGCGTACTCCCGAGCCGAGCAGGCCTTGCGGGAGTTCCGCATCGAAGGCGTGGCGAACACGATCCCGTTGCACTCCCGGCTCGTCGGCAACGACAAGCTGCGCAGCGGCCCGGTGCACACCACCTGGCTGGAGGAGCAGCTGGAGTGA
- a CDS encoding acetyl-CoA carboxylase: MSTVNATLPGVFYRRPSPEQDPFVEEGAVVQQGQTIALIEVMKTFSEIKAEQAGTIGRFLLEEGDEVEAGQGVVEVVSP; this comes from the coding sequence ATGTCGACTGTGAACGCCACGCTTCCCGGCGTCTTCTACCGTCGCCCCTCGCCCGAGCAGGACCCGTTCGTCGAAGAAGGCGCCGTGGTCCAGCAAGGGCAGACGATCGCGCTCATCGAAGTGATGAAGACCTTCAGCGAGATCAAAGCCGAGCAGGCGGGCACCATCGGCCGCTTCCTGCTCGAAGAGGGGGACGAGGTGGAGGCCGGTCAAGGTGTCGTCGAGGTCGTGTCGCCATGA
- a CDS encoding biotin-dependent carboxyltransferase family protein yields the protein MSEIIVRSGGLYTTVQDAGRDGQYAIGMPPSGALDQYSYRVANLLVGNPDGAAALEATYIGPELEFTDDRLIAVTGAEAPARVNGEQVAPWETLSVRAGDVLSFEMITSGARPYVAVSGGIAVPEYLGSRSTYTLTGIGGFQGRALRTDDRLPLGSPPVSGPAPGSSVPAGLRLALGGVAELRLVIGLCSYRLTEAALESFVDTEWKVTKDADRVGYRLRGGTIDFIDRDPPFGAGSDPANVVDLGYPIGSVQVPGGNEPIVLLGDAVTGGGYATVGTVISVDRDRIAQARTGDRVSFTPVDVDAAISARRDRGIRLEKVRAAVS from the coding sequence ATGAGCGAGATCATCGTGCGCTCCGGAGGCCTCTACACGACGGTCCAGGACGCCGGCCGCGACGGGCAGTACGCCATCGGCATGCCGCCGTCCGGCGCCCTCGACCAGTACTCCTACCGCGTCGCGAACCTGCTCGTGGGCAACCCCGACGGCGCCGCCGCGCTGGAAGCCACCTACATCGGCCCGGAGCTGGAGTTCACCGACGACCGGCTGATCGCCGTCACCGGCGCCGAGGCCCCGGCCCGCGTCAACGGCGAACAGGTCGCCCCGTGGGAGACGCTGTCGGTGCGCGCCGGCGACGTGCTCTCGTTCGAGATGATCACCTCCGGCGCCCGGCCCTACGTGGCCGTCAGCGGCGGGATCGCGGTCCCCGAGTACCTGGGCTCGCGCTCGACCTACACGCTCACCGGGATCGGCGGGTTCCAGGGCCGCGCGCTGCGCACCGACGACCGGCTACCACTGGGATCACCGCCGGTGTCCGGACCGGCCCCGGGCAGCTCGGTGCCCGCGGGACTGCGCCTCGCGCTCGGCGGGGTGGCGGAACTGCGCCTGGTCATCGGCCTGTGCTCCTACCGGCTGACCGAGGCCGCGCTGGAGTCCTTCGTGGACACCGAGTGGAAGGTCACCAAGGACGCCGACCGCGTCGGCTACCGGCTGCGCGGCGGCACCATCGACTTCATCGACCGCGATCCGCCGTTCGGCGCGGGCAGCGACCCGGCGAACGTGGTCGACCTGGGCTACCCCATCGGCTCGGTGCAGGTACCCGGGGGCAACGAACCGATCGTGCTGCTCGGCGACGCGGTGACCGGCGGCGGCTACGCCACCGTGGGCACCGTGATCTCCGTGGACCGCGACCGGATCGCGCAGGCCCGCACCGGCGACCGGGTGTCGTTCACACCGGTCGACGTCGACGCCGCGATCAGCGCCCGCAGAGATCGCGGCATCCGGTTGGAGAAGGTCCGGGCCGCAGTCAGCTAG